The sequence below is a genomic window from Plasmodium coatneyi strain Hackeri chromosome 13, complete sequence.
AAGAAACGTGGTTTACTTGAAAATCTGTAGCTTGTAATGTAGTTTGTGGTTCAGTTACTTCTTGACACTGCAATTTCTGCAGTTCCTCCTTCGTGCAGTAAGGTCCAGCTGCTCCCTCCGTGCTTCCCGCTGCTTGAAGGGGGCCACAATAGGAACCACTCTTCTGTGGTCCCCTTTCCCCACAATCTGCGGCTATTGCTTCGCATGCTTTAGTAATGGCCTGTAGATGTTTGTGATAGGTTGTGTCACAAGTCTTtgtaccaccaccactaccaccATTCCTTAACTGTGATTGTAAGGTTTGGTAGTCCTTGGAGAAGTCGAAATGTATTTTcacttggggaaaaaattcttcgTCACTAATTTTGtcgtttacatttttacacccctccttcctttctgcAGTAgtaggagaagaagaaacactCTCAAATGCTCCGTAGATCTTTTTCATAATGTCCAAAGGGGATGGAAccttcaatttgttctttaATAGATCCcataaccaataataaaaatattcacaaCGTCCCGCATAGGGGGTGCTCGATCCTGACCCCGCCTGAAATGCACTGCACCAtgcttttacaattttttctacttcgCTCTGAAGATGAGGGTGATCAGTTAGTGCGTCCTTCAATTTAGTGATCGTATTGTTCGGATCAATTCCATTAGTATTACATCCATTATAGCCATTATAGCCTTGGTCGAATGCagcatatgttttttttgaaaGTAGGCCCTTCAAATCATCCTcctataaaaatggaatttagtgaaaaatgaaaagggaacatGTACATTGTGTAGAAATGGAatgttgttaatgtgtaCTTCTTACACTTTTGAACTTATTGTAACATAGTTAatgtattatatgcacacacgcaTTATTGGAATGATTCAATTATTCCTTTGAACAAAGGAtgaggtgtttttttttttttaccgttaGTTCAGGCTGTGCTGGTTTTGACGGTTCTGGTGACATggtttatgtatacatatttttctatgtgtgtgtggatgTATATGATGGAATTTATGCCTAGaggtatgttttttttttttttttataataggtattgttcatatttttcaaggAACGAAGCCACattatacatgtgtgtatgagAATATTATACGCAGTTAGAATATAACATAAAcgaatatattaaaatagcaaaataataCAATGGGAAAAGGCAAGTATAAGGGGGATGGGAACGATAATTCAAATTctttccatatatacatacctcctgcttttattttattatggGGGttccacccttttttttagatGATTCTATTGGTAATATTCTACTATTACTATATATGGTTCACTCCCCCTTACTCTTAGTTATTACATATTGGAACATTTTTCACACtgcgggaaaaaaacttCCCTATCGAATATTATtcatttgccattttttatttctgaaGGAAGGATTATAAGGAAATCGTTAATACATGCACGTATTGTATAAttcaaacagaaaaagagaagcacatttttgtcccttccctttcctacCAGCtctgtgtacatatattgttcaatatgtaataaatgaagcatacatttataaaatatttaatgatATGAACTTATGAATGAAGTGAATAATTAATGATgataggaaggaaatatataatgcGAATAAGTGACAATCATTATGTACCAcaggggtaaaaaaagagaaaaaaagaataaaaaaagaaaggaagaaaaaaaacaaagaagaaaaaaaattccctgaTGTTCAaacatatatttctataagaataaggaacagaacacacacacacgcctatctccttcctttcttccttcatttcttccttcttttctttattctttcttttcttttctttttttgaaccgtaatacttatatatactcCAGATGAATTATGAACGTattcacctttttcttttttttttaggtaaGTGCTTTAGGCACATATGACTCCTCAGATGGAAGTGATTCAAGCAGTGGAGGACCATCATCATCAACAAGTGGTGAATCTAATACAAGAACAACGTTGCACGGAAGTCCATTTTCTCATAAAGGTTATAATGAAGACGACCCCCCCTTTAAAAGCACCTTCccaaatggaacaaattcaAATTTTGATTCAAGTTTTGATTCAAAAGTAGATTTAACACATTTGCCACATGTaagaaagagcaaaaaagATAGAAGTGTTAAGGAGAAATGTCGAACAATTTGTAGGAAAGTGTTTCATGATTGTCGTCGAGGAATGAAACATAGAACCTTACTACTAATTACATTGGTTATTTTGGGCCTTAGTTTTTTCATTCCGTGTTAtacatgcataaatataGGAGACCTTATTGATGAacccttaaaatttttggaacTAGCAAAAACgataaaaagagaagggaCATTATTTCAAGGATCTGGACAGGCTCGGGTTATAGTACTTGCAGTTGGTACTATCATAGGACTCATTGCAATAGGTGCTTTACTTGGATTCTACTACTGTAGAGCTCGAAGGAAATATATCCAACGTTCCAAATACAAAAGTcacaaattataatttataacTTACACAACTTATAAGTTGCAAAGTTGTAAAATTTGGAAATGTGGAACACTTgtctttttctccctcatGGCCCcccccatatatttttctatattatatatatttttttttgccccaaactttttgtgcacatttttccacatttattCTTCAAACACCTTAAAAACTATGTgtatatagttttttttttccgtatggATGATTAATTCCTCCtcccacatatatgtagggGGGGGATTGATTGTGTCCAATCCATACCACTTCAATCCATACAAGTTCCATCCACAGCAGTTCAATCCATATGCCACTTCAATCCATACACCAGTTCAATGTATACACCAGTCTTATACATGTTGGTATGGATAGGCTATGGATAGGCTACACTGAGCACCGACACTTCctgtgaaaggaagggaaatttTTCGTTCATTAATAGGTGTGTTTGGATAGTGGTGAATGGTAGGCCCACTATCACTATACGTATCGCACATTATTATCTAACCCCATCATGTAGTGCACGACTCCGTATGGaatgagaaaagaaggaaagaaggaaaagaaggaaggaaagggtgtctaaggaaggaaggaaagggtgtctaaggaaggaaggaaatgaaaggtctaaggaggtgtaaggaaggatatAATGAGGAGTAAAGTAGGTCtaatgaggaaagaaggaaatgaaaggtctaaggaggtgtaaggaagggcctaaggaaggaaaggaaggggtctaagaaggaaagaatgtctaaggaaggaaggaaggaagtgctCTAAGTAGCAGGAAggaatggtctaaggagtgtctaaggaaggaagggaaggaaaggggtgtctaaggaggaggaaataaaagaaggggttaaggaaagaggaagaatctaaggaggaaagaaaaggaaggtttaagaaaaaaggaaggaataagaaggaaagaaggaatgaaggaaaataggaaagaacgaaagaaaaagaaaataaggaaagaatgatcaataaggaataaagaaTGATCaataatggagaaaaataaaagaaaaagggaaaaaagaaaataaatataaaataaaatgaaagggaagcttactttaatatatatgtgcacaaagaATATAATCTACATTAGCAAAAAACAGAAGGGAGTTATGTAGCTCCTATAATgtaaaatgtatattttatatatataacctaAGTTAGTCCAACCATATTACACCTACGAAAAGgaatcgaaaaaaagaacaataaaaaaattagaaaaaaaaaaagaataacaataaaattattactGCTAAATAAAcatgaatggaaggaaggggaaggaatcaaaaatttgaagaaaaatatttctattatgGGTGTATGTTTACacataccttcctttttacatatatagttaatgcaataatatgtattagtttatttttttttggtcttttggcttattttttactgtttCCATATTCTTCATGGCATATCtatgaaaatataattttctgagagagagaaaaaaaaaaaaaaggaagtaaataTTCCTCATATATAAACAGTGTATACGCATACTTATACTCTACTGGATAGTTCATTTGAAtaacaataaatatatgaatattaatataacacatataaaaaCTTTCGTCAAGAGAGATGAATTGTGCACCGTTCCTGTATATGCGCAATAATAAGAACGTAtaaggaataatataatattgctAATAATCACCCATAATCCAATaatgtaagaataaaatatataaaaaagtaaaggtgtataagagaaaaaaaaaaaaaaaaaaagaaattttgtaattacatcttcctcttcccccaATTTTTATACTTATATTCCAATATACTTATtcttacattttctttttcccctcaaattatatatatgtgcacataatcataatgatcttaatgtacacatatgtaggTACATTGTATTATtaccatttaaaaattgaagtatattatataggggaaaagtataaaaattttcgatATTTCTCTATTAGTTAAAAATTCCCTATGGGAAGCAGGCAGAACCCTTGTATGCATATTCCATGCGAATATATGaaaagaacattttaaacatCACTTTATTAGGTACGAAGGATATATAACTAAAACAATGGTAAGAGTAGTACATTTCATTTCctctattaaaaaaatgcatatagagtgatatgtgtatatataatgatcgCCGTATCACACAATAGGGCGGGTGCATGCGGgtatatatgcgcatacGTATTTTACTAATTATACTTGTAGGGTAATGGTGCGATTAGTTTACCATCAAATCGGGTATATGACGAGTTTAATGGGGGATCCCATGGGTGCGGTCTCTATGGTTCATCCGCAGCAACGGGGAAAAATGCATTGGAGAAAGCATTAACAAGTTATTCCGATATTAAGAGTAATGCAGAGAAGATTGCAAATGCATGGTGCTATGTGTCCGGAATGAACTCAAATAATCCACTCTATAATGATCGTtgctatttcttttattattggttgggggaCATAGTAcggaaagagaagaagggcACAACTAATTTTAAGGATGTTATGGACACAATATATAGTACACTGAGCACATGGGTCCCTAATGTACAttgtataaatatgtaccCGGACACGGCGAAGCAGCATTTCAAGCATATGAAGCAAATGTTCGACTATTATTACGACTTCAGTACTATATGCGCATTAGTACAGCAGGATCAGTCAAATTATACTAAGTACTCCAACTACGTAAAGGGAGTTTTTGAAGCATATAATAGTATGAATACGTATTGTGCGAGCAGGGGTTTGGGTAAACAGTACTGTAAGGATAATGCAAGTACACTTAATACCAGGGGAAGTCCCGAGGAGTTCGAGGCAAAATGCGAATCGGAACATGGACTGAAACCTATATCCCTGGCAGAAATAGTAGGACCACGGATAATTATGTTCATTTTCAAAGTggatattttaataatacGCACATAGTGTTGCAtgcataatataatgaatatagGTGTGGGTACACATGAGCCGATCTATGTTTCATTCCTTGttcaattctatattttcaGGAAGGGGACCCAAATGAATTGCCCTCAGAAAATGTATATGCCTTATTTAAGGAAGACAACACCTGTACCACATGGACCACTCGGGGGCGAGGATGTAACCAGAGTGTAAAGGCTGCAGTGCAAAATGGATTAAGGAGCTTCAATATGGAAGACGAGAACTTAGCTGGTGAAATTGTGAGGAACCATTATCGTGCATGtaatgggaagaagaaattggACGGCACCCCATCCTATTACGATccctgttattttttatacttttggATTGGTGACCaaataaaggacaaattgaACAGTCATGAACTGAGCACAGTCATGCAAACAATTTATGGAAATTTGGCAAGTGTGTCATGCACTAATAATTGTAGAAACACATATTCTCAAATGGACAAATCTATATTCGACCagagaaaattaatatttgaTTACTCCTATAATTCTagtattataaataatgacTCAGAAGATAATAAGTATTTATGTAATTCAGAATGTACCACATATTTAGACCAACTTAAGGGAGCATATTCGAGTGTGCAAAGTA
It includes:
- a CDS encoding KIR protein, which encodes MSPEPSKPAQPELTEDDLKGLLSKKTYAAFDQGYNGYNGCNTNGIDPNNTITKLKDALTDHPHLQSEVEKIVKAWCSAFQAGSGSSTPYAGRCEYFYYWLWDLLKNKLKVPSPLDIMKKIYGAFESVSSSPTTAERKEGCKNVNDKISDEEFFPQVKIHFDFSKDYQTLQSQLRNGGSGGGTKTCDTTYHKHLQAITKACEAIAADCGERGPQKSGSYCGPLQAAGSTEGAAGPYCTKEELQKLQCQEVTEPQTTLQATDFQVNHVSSMGGGEGGSAVGAGPIVSSTIGTLIGIPAIAALLYKVNLKKKRKEKEEKKIFFLNIYI
- a CDS encoding KIR protein, producing MVRVGNGAISLPSNRVYDEFNGGSHGCGLYGSSAATGKNALEKALTSYSDIKSNAEKIANAWCYVSGMNSNNPLYNDRCYFFYYWLGDIVRKEKKGTTNFKDVMDTIYSTLSTWVPNVHCINMYPDTAKQHFKHMKQMFDYYYDFSTICALVQQDQSNYTKYSNYVKGVFEAYNSMNTYCASRGLGKQYCKDNASTLNTRGSPEEFEAKCESEHGLKPISLAEIEGDPNELPSENVYALFKEDNTCTTWTTRGRGCNQSVKAAVQNGLRSFNMEDENLAGEIVRNHYRACNGKKKLDGTPSYYDPCYFLYFWIGDQIKDKLNSHELSTVMQTIYGNLASVSCTNNCRNTYSQMDKSIFDQRKLIFDYSYNSSIINNDSEDNKYLCNSECTTYLDQLKGAYSSVQSSCSETTGADIFCNEFKEEYKSNFDESGTPKLQCQATPKKPSAGDDSDLGDAVVDGGVPGVGVAPGVGVAPGVGVAPGVGVAPGVGVAPGVGVAPGVGVAPGVGVAPGVDVSPGLGVTPGGSGGDGIVPGPVSGALAAIGLPALAYFFYKYKSHLFLSSFIKGNNSSSGGSRSKRSLRREFNDFEEEDDDNSSTKYSSEYSIPYTSSSSSR